A window of the Aspergillus flavus chromosome 6, complete sequence genome harbors these coding sequences:
- a CDS encoding catabolic 3-dehydroquinase 1 (3-dehydroquinate dehydratase QutE): protein MGKSILLINGPNLNLLGTREPHIYGSTTLADVEASSKAHAASLGATLETYQSNHEGAIVDRIQAARGNVDGIVINPGAYTHTSVAIRDALVGVDIPFIELHVSNVHAREPWRHHSYFSDKAAGIIVGLGVYGYKVAVEHVAVNFKSREEKAAL, encoded by the coding sequence ATGGGAAAATCAATCCTCCTCATTAACGGCCCCAACCTTAACCTCCTGGGTACTCGTGAACCTCATATCTACGGCTCAACCACTCTCGCAGATGTCGAAGCCTCAAGCAAAGCCCACGCTGCTTCATTAGGAGCTACTTTGGAAACCTATCAGTCCAATCACGAAGGCGCAATCGTTGATCGCATCCAAGCTGCTCGGGGTAATGTTGACGGAATCGTTATCAACCCTGGCGCATACACACATACTTCGGTCGCTATTCGGGACGCCTTGGTGGGAGTGGATATTCCTTTTATCGAGCTACATGTGAGTAACGTCCATGCGAGGGAGCCATGGAGGCATCACAGCTATTTCAGCGACAAAGCAGCCGGAATTATTGTTGGGTTGGGAGTATATGGCTATAAGGTTGCAGTGGAACATGTGGCTGTGAATTTCAAGtcgagggaggagaaggccgcACTTTGA